The following proteins are co-located in the Flectobacillus major DSM 103 genome:
- a CDS encoding LOG family protein: protein MSRTEHHFLAGRHSRLSELKYLIKVCLEFIKGFRVLHFLGPCATVFGSARIGEGEFYYDQARQVGSLLANMGFTVMTGGGGGIMEAANRGAKEANGVSVGCNIILPHEQQPNPYLDKVVEFDFFFVRKVLLSKYSYCFIVMPGGFGTLDEMFEAITLIQTQKMNRFPIILFGKSYYQKLYEQIVQMSQIGTISPADLQLFLITDSLEEARLHIHQHAIVTFGLNQYRQFKPSGWFMEKKIKKNKMK from the coding sequence ATGTCCAGAACCGAACATCATTTTCTTGCGGGTCGTCATTCTCGACTTTCTGAACTAAAATACCTCATAAAAGTTTGCCTAGAGTTTATCAAGGGATTTCGTGTATTGCATTTTTTAGGGCCATGTGCTACGGTATTTGGTTCGGCCCGAATCGGCGAAGGAGAATTCTATTACGACCAAGCTCGGCAAGTAGGGAGTTTGCTTGCCAATATGGGTTTTACCGTTATGACAGGCGGGGGCGGAGGTATTATGGAAGCCGCCAACCGAGGTGCTAAAGAAGCCAACGGTGTGTCGGTAGGGTGCAATATTATTTTGCCCCACGAACAACAGCCTAACCCGTATTTGGATAAAGTCGTAGAATTTGATTTCTTTTTTGTAAGAAAGGTTCTATTGAGTAAATATTCTTATTGCTTTATTGTAATGCCAGGGGGCTTTGGTACGCTCGATGAAATGTTTGAAGCCATAACGCTTATTCAAACCCAAAAAATGAACAGATTTCCTATTATTCTTTTTGGAAAATCGTATTATCAAAAACTCTACGAGCAAATTGTACAGATGTCGCAAATAGGAACGATTTCGCCCGCAGATTTACAACTTTTTCTTATTACCGACTCGCTAGAGGAGGCTCGCTTGCATATTCATCAGCATGCCATTGTAACGTTTGGGCTTAACCAATACCGCCAATTTAAGCCATCGGGGTGGTTTATGGAAAAAAAGATAAAGAAAAACAAGATGAAATAA
- a CDS encoding APC family permease → MEKNQQLKKEIGLLDASMIVIGSMIGSGIFIVSADVTRNLGSPGYLLLTWVITGIITLISALAYGELAGMMPNAGGQYVYLREAYNPLVGFLFGWTTFLVIETGTIAAVAVAFAKYTGVLLPNIIGTDYVFLGINTQQLLAIALIIFLTVINLKGVKNAKVVQLIFTVTKIGALLGLAVLGIIVGLDPQKGVWAINSIDFWSPVKIIWENGKIMDYEYLSGLGLWSAIGLALIGPLFSSSAWNNVTYIAGEMKNPKKDIPLSLLYGTLTVSGLYILANIAYLMLLPVQGHPNAPDTLSRGIMFATNDRVGTAAAEMIFGNPAAIIMAVFIMISTFGCNNGIILSGARVYYAMAKNGLFFKKAGEINKNGVPGFSLIIQCVWACLLCLSGTYGDLLDYTVFSILVFYILTIGGVFILRKKQPDAPRPYKAFGYPLVPAIYLFFATGLCVNLLIYKPIPSWAGVGIVALGIPVFYFWKKKEKAAESEK, encoded by the coding sequence ATGGAAAAAAATCAACAACTAAAGAAAGAAATAGGATTATTAGATGCCAGTATGATTGTCATTGGCTCTATGATTGGCTCGGGTATTTTTATTGTATCGGCCGATGTTACTCGAAATCTTGGTTCGCCTGGCTACCTTTTGCTTACATGGGTTATTACAGGTATCATTACTTTAATATCGGCTTTGGCCTATGGCGAGCTGGCAGGTATGATGCCCAACGCTGGGGGGCAATATGTGTATCTTCGTGAAGCCTACAATCCATTGGTAGGTTTTCTTTTTGGCTGGACCACCTTCCTGGTTATCGAAACAGGTACAATTGCTGCAGTAGCTGTGGCTTTTGCCAAATATACAGGTGTTTTGCTACCCAATATTATTGGTACAGACTATGTTTTTTTAGGCATAAATACCCAACAATTATTGGCAATAGCCCTCATTATTTTCCTAACGGTAATAAATCTGAAGGGCGTAAAAAATGCCAAAGTTGTTCAATTGATTTTTACAGTTACCAAAATAGGAGCATTGCTTGGCCTTGCTGTATTGGGAATTATTGTGGGGCTCGACCCTCAAAAAGGTGTTTGGGCTATTAATTCCATTGATTTTTGGAGTCCAGTGAAAATCATTTGGGAAAATGGCAAAATCATGGATTATGAATATCTTTCTGGCCTTGGCCTTTGGTCGGCTATCGGATTGGCCTTGATTGGCCCATTGTTTTCGTCGTCGGCATGGAATAACGTTACCTATATTGCTGGCGAAATGAAAAACCCTAAAAAAGATATTCCTTTGAGCTTGTTGTATGGTACTTTAACCGTGAGTGGCTTGTATATTTTGGCCAATATTGCGTATCTCATGCTTTTGCCAGTACAAGGCCATCCCAACGCACCAGATACCCTTTCACGCGGTATTATGTTTGCTACCAACGATAGGGTAGGTACAGCCGCTGCCGAAATGATTTTTGGTAATCCAGCAGCCATTATTATGGCGGTATTTATCATGATTTCAACCTTTGGCTGTAACAATGGTATTATTTTGTCGGGTGCTAGAGTGTATTATGCTATGGCTAAAAATGGGTTGTTTTTCAAAAAAGCTGGTGAGATAAACAAAAATGGTGTACCTGGGTTTTCATTGATTATTCAATGTGTTTGGGCTTGTTTGCTTTGTCTATCAGGTACTTATGGCGATTTGCTAGACTATACCGTATTCTCTATTTTGGTGTTTTATATTCTTACGATTGGAGGGGTATTTATTCTTAGAAAAAAACAGCCCGATGCACCTCGTCCGTATAAGGCTTTTGGTTATCCTTTAGTACCCGCTATTTATTTGTTTTTTGCTACAGGGTTGTGTGTCAACTTGTTGATTTACAAGCCTATTCCTTCATGGGCAGGCGTAGGTATAGTAGCCTTGGGTATTCCTGTTTTTTATTTCTGGAAAAAGAAAGAAAAAGCTGCCGAATCAGAAAAATAG
- a CDS encoding L,D-transpeptidase family protein codes for MKKYGYAFSILFYSFGLFAQSSSNINIESLLNQLCDDAVFAKQLNITEPSQLKAFYANNTFQPIWNKKTEPFVHTFFKVAANAQSWGLSPQDYHLAYLTSANNTSLEYELVCTHAMLSFLNDVSYGKRPSDLLFNGLAYNNESVNTAVILANYYKHLSFEQIVQRVEPQNKHYQLLTTSLRNWQQDTTQYLPVKLTKTLVGNTPLLQRLAGYGFIESSLVHYQDSEIIIAEALKQFQRLYNLVPDGILGNNTLKKLNLKKADLIKIIQHDINYIRYLNGLMYPQYIQVNIPSVDLRLVQNSQDILTMRVIVGKASTATPSLFSSIKQIIFFPYWYVPNSIATKEILPIVQRDPLYLSNNGFQVLDSKWNVLDEFSIDWANINPNKFPYKFRQVSGCDNSLGIVKFDFDSPYSIYLHDTNNKNLFGRANRYLSHGCIRLEKPYELAAKILNDSNLVNTLYEQRFAPDLKPKSYSVEQSLPVLITYLCSGIDTTGKLVIYDDIYQKIKP; via the coding sequence ATGAAAAAATATGGATACGCTTTCTCAATACTATTCTATTCTTTTGGGTTATTTGCCCAAAGTTCCAGTAATATCAATATCGAATCGTTGCTTAATCAGCTTTGTGATGATGCTGTTTTTGCCAAACAACTCAATATTACCGAGCCAAGCCAATTAAAGGCATTTTATGCCAATAATACTTTTCAGCCTATTTGGAACAAAAAAACAGAACCATTTGTCCATACTTTTTTTAAAGTAGCAGCCAATGCCCAATCTTGGGGGCTATCGCCACAGGATTATCACCTTGCTTATCTAACTTCTGCCAATAATACAAGCCTCGAATATGAGCTGGTATGTACGCATGCAATGCTTTCGTTCCTCAACGATGTATCGTATGGAAAACGCCCTAGTGATTTGTTGTTCAATGGATTAGCGTATAATAATGAGTCGGTGAATACAGCTGTTATTTTGGCCAATTACTACAAGCATCTATCATTTGAGCAAATTGTACAGAGGGTCGAGCCACAAAATAAGCATTATCAACTCTTGACAACATCGCTGAGAAATTGGCAACAAGATACAACCCAATATCTTCCTGTAAAATTGACTAAAACCTTGGTCGGAAATACTCCTTTGCTTCAACGACTAGCAGGATATGGCTTTATAGAATCATCGCTGGTGCATTATCAAGACAGCGAAATTATTATAGCAGAGGCTCTGAAACAGTTTCAGAGGCTCTATAATCTTGTGCCAGATGGTATTTTGGGAAACAATACACTAAAAAAACTTAACCTCAAAAAAGCAGATTTGATCAAAATTATTCAGCACGATATAAATTACATACGCTATTTGAATGGCTTGATGTATCCTCAGTATATTCAGGTGAATATTCCATCTGTCGACTTGCGGTTGGTACAAAACTCACAAGATATACTTACCATGAGGGTAATAGTAGGAAAAGCTAGCACAGCTACCCCAAGCTTGTTTAGTAGCATCAAACAAATCATATTTTTTCCTTATTGGTATGTACCCAATAGTATTGCTACCAAAGAAATACTACCTATTGTACAACGAGACCCCCTGTATTTGAGTAACAATGGCTTTCAGGTACTCGACAGTAAGTGGAATGTCCTTGATGAGTTTTCGATCGATTGGGCAAATATCAACCCCAATAAGTTTCCTTATAAATTCAGGCAAGTGTCGGGTTGTGATAATTCATTGGGTATCGTAAAATTTGATTTCGACAGCCCATATAGCATCTATTTGCACGATACCAATAACAAAAACCTATTTGGCCGAGCCAACCGATATTTGAGTCATGGATGTATTCGTTTAGAAAAGCCTTATGAACTTGCTGCCAAAATTTTGAACGATAGTAATTTGGTCAATACCCTATACGAACAGCGTTTTGCACCTGATCTAAAACCTAAGTCATATTCTGTAGAACAAAGCTTGCCTGTGCTTATTACCTATTTGTGTTCGGGTATAGATACAACAGGCAAGCTGGTGATTTACGATGATATTTATCAAAAAATTAAACCCTAG
- a CDS encoding DUF3526 domain-containing protein, producing MIVLAFKNFIRSNSVKIGLSFLLIAGIVSLFVGKQFIEKQEQNITETAAYQKEYTARNVHHHQDEIGLLLYYLKFAFVNETLPMNGLSIGQRDVNPSIQSLTIRGLEAQKYDADLNNPTNLLLGNIDFSFVLIFLFPLIIIAFTYNIISEEKESGTWRIVAIQSKNLFLYVLQLFFIRFIGVVAVLFFILLLSVFFLKIPLESIFFSFVGISLLYILCWFGICFWVASLQKSSNANAVILLSIWIVLIIILPASLNNYLVNKYPVPEALSTTLKQRKGYHEKWDTDKTQTMNRFYAHYPQFKQFPLPDKEFSWLWYYAMQQIGDDEAATQATAFKEKLNQRNRASNSIAQFFPTIHTQIQLNEIAQSGLSNHLQFLEETGKFHEKMRLYFYPKIFREVPVNSEKWNKFNIETFKNPHESGGLHSYLSLVIFILLFGALGWLNFKKSIYQV from the coding sequence ATGATAGTCTTAGCATTCAAGAATTTTATACGGTCGAATAGTGTAAAAATAGGACTCAGTTTTTTACTTATCGCAGGAATCGTCAGCCTTTTTGTAGGCAAACAATTTATAGAAAAACAAGAACAAAATATTACAGAAACAGCTGCTTACCAAAAAGAGTATACTGCCCGAAATGTCCATCATCATCAAGATGAAATAGGGCTATTATTGTATTATTTGAAGTTTGCCTTCGTCAACGAAACATTACCTATGAATGGTTTGTCGATTGGTCAGCGAGATGTCAATCCTTCCATTCAGAGCCTAACCATCAGAGGCTTAGAAGCCCAAAAGTACGATGCTGATTTGAATAATCCGACCAATCTTTTGCTCGGAAATATCGACTTTAGCTTTGTACTTATCTTTTTGTTTCCATTGATAATCATTGCATTTACCTATAATATTATTTCAGAAGAAAAAGAATCTGGCACTTGGCGAATTGTGGCAATTCAGAGCAAAAACCTGTTTTTATATGTATTGCAACTCTTTTTTATCAGGTTTATCGGTGTCGTGGCAGTATTGTTTTTCATTCTATTATTATCTGTTTTTTTCCTGAAAATACCTTTAGAAAGTATCTTCTTCTCTTTCGTCGGGATTTCCCTTTTGTATATTTTATGCTGGTTTGGGATATGCTTTTGGGTAGCGTCTTTGCAAAAAAGTTCTAATGCCAATGCGGTTATTTTGTTGTCAATCTGGATTGTACTGATTATTATTTTGCCAGCCAGTCTCAACAATTATTTGGTAAACAAATATCCCGTTCCCGAAGCCTTGTCCACCACCCTCAAGCAACGCAAAGGCTATCATGAAAAATGGGATACCGATAAAACCCAAACCATGAATAGGTTTTATGCACATTATCCACAGTTCAAGCAATTTCCTTTGCCCGACAAAGAATTTAGTTGGCTATGGTACTATGCCATGCAACAAATTGGTGATGACGAAGCGGCTACTCAGGCGACTGCTTTCAAAGAAAAACTTAATCAACGCAATAGAGCCAGCAATAGCATTGCCCAGTTTTTTCCTACGATTCATACGCAAATTCAGCTCAATGAAATAGCACAATCGGGGCTAAGTAATCATTTACAATTTTTGGAAGAAACAGGGAAGTTTCACGAAAAAATGAGGTTATATTTTTATCCAAAAATATTTCGTGAAGTACCCGTAAACAGCGAAAAATGGAATAAATTCAACATAGAAACCTTCAAGAATCCACACGAAAGTGGAGGTTTGCACTCATACTTATCCTTAGTGATTTTTATTCTGCTTTTTGGTGCATTGGGTTGGCTGAATTTTAAGAAGAGTATTTATCAGGTGTAG
- a CDS encoding universal stress protein, whose amino-acid sequence MKSILVPTDFSPTALKAAEFAVTLANELGLELVLVNVFNLTSAFPYESPSMLELEIHESQVISEGRLTLLKGQLSSGCKQPIKTLSVYGVIPEVIDQVAQKTKAAFIVMGTRGIHDMWEQIMGSNSYLVVKNAPCPVFVIPDSATFSEMKNIVYASDYAHNEVKIVQEIVSIAEHFKAQTNILHVHDVDEADLTDDQTISSWLTTEFENKEVRSTIFISEDPVEGIEAFIKKNQPDLLVLAMTERGYFENLIHKSVTKHFVQNFNLPLLIIPKG is encoded by the coding sequence ATGAAATCGATACTCGTACCCACCGACTTTAGTCCAACTGCTTTGAAAGCAGCTGAATTTGCAGTAACGCTTGCCAACGAACTTGGCTTGGAGCTCGTTCTTGTGAATGTATTTAATTTAACATCGGCATTTCCCTATGAGTCGCCGAGTATGCTAGAATTAGAAATTCATGAATCGCAAGTAATATCTGAAGGACGATTGACCTTACTGAAAGGACAGCTATCATCAGGATGTAAGCAGCCTATCAAAACCTTGAGTGTGTACGGGGTGATTCCTGAAGTTATAGACCAAGTAGCTCAAAAAACCAAAGCTGCGTTTATTGTGATGGGTACACGAGGCATACACGATATGTGGGAACAAATAATGGGTAGCAATAGCTATTTAGTAGTAAAAAACGCTCCATGTCCTGTCTTTGTGATTCCTGATAGTGCAACGTTTAGCGAAATGAAAAATATTGTATACGCTTCTGATTATGCTCATAACGAAGTAAAAATTGTACAAGAAATAGTAAGCATTGCTGAGCATTTCAAAGCCCAAACCAATATTCTACACGTTCATGATGTAGACGAAGCCGATTTGACCGACGACCAAACGATTTCGAGCTGGTTGACTACAGAATTTGAAAATAAAGAAGTACGTAGTACCATTTTTATTAGCGAAGATCCCGTAGAAGGCATAGAAGCATTTATTAAAAAGAACCAACCCGATTTATTGGTGTTGGCGATGACCGAAAGAGGATATTTTGAAAATTTAATACATAAAAGTGTTACCAAACACTTTGTTCAAAATTTCAATCTTCCTTTACTTATTATTCCTAAAGGGTAG
- a CDS encoding murein L,D-transpeptidase catalytic domain family protein, whose protein sequence is MHSLKLNRTMVKKGLIAFLCGIVSFGALAKDDSPATPAYLLAKAKEAIQQYDKVNNRRIACIVDFSKPSFEKRLWIVDLVSGICLLNTWVAHGKGSGRSALAESFSNDEGSLCSSLGIFIPTEQFHGKHGLSLRLLGLNKGLNDKATQRGIIFHAADYVSEKNAIQYKRQGNSFGCFAVTPAMIGQVVSLIKPKDAFILAIR, encoded by the coding sequence ATGCACTCGTTAAAACTTAATAGAACAATGGTAAAAAAAGGTTTGATTGCATTTTTATGTGGTATTGTCAGCTTCGGGGCTTTGGCCAAAGACGATAGCCCCGCCACACCTGCCTATTTGCTTGCCAAAGCAAAAGAAGCGATACAGCAGTACGATAAGGTAAATAATCGACGAATTGCCTGTATTGTCGATTTCTCAAAACCTTCTTTTGAAAAACGCCTCTGGATTGTCGATTTGGTATCGGGAATATGCCTCCTCAATACGTGGGTGGCTCATGGCAAAGGGTCGGGACGCAGTGCCTTAGCCGAGTCGTTTTCTAACGATGAAGGAAGCTTGTGTTCTAGCTTGGGAATATTTATTCCAACAGAACAGTTTCATGGAAAACATGGCCTTAGCCTGCGTTTATTGGGGCTCAACAAAGGGCTCAACGATAAGGCTACACAAAGAGGTATTATTTTTCATGCTGCCGATTATGTTTCTGAAAAAAATGCTATACAATACAAGCGACAAGGAAATTCATTTGGATGTTTTGCCGTTACCCCTGCCATGATTGGTCAAGTGGTATCGTTAATCAAACCCAAAGATGCCTTTATTTTGGCTATTCGCTAG
- a CDS encoding ABC transporter permease gives MFSHTEILIAKHFRNTAFRNKAVFLLTIFIGLLLIYAAFSGWINFQKQNEIRVKYQEQARKDWLSNPDKHPHRMAHFGHFAFRPKAPLSVFDFGMESFLGNTIFLEAHKQNTVNFSEAGFSTGMLRFGEISIAMVLQVLLPLLIFFLGFSSIANERENGTLKILLSQGVSWKELIVGKSLGIISVVMILFIPIIVATILLWALLQNMNISIDESIRLLLIILVYFVYLVIFCVIAVLISAISKSSKTALTSLIGLWLMLTIVLPRGSQALGAYLYSTPSKAQFNADIENDILKEGDSHNPNDPHYKSLKDSLLTVYQVDSVQKLPFNYSGFVMAEGEKISANIYNHHLDELLKIYDKQNSFSKGMAFLNPFMAIKNLSMALASTDFASYINFQEQAEQYRYEMAQKMNELQIKFISNKKPAVGEKPHAIDKKHWEEMHEFVYKEAEVSTVFSHEIISIFAFIFWIGLLLFFIRILSKTLKAI, from the coding sequence ATGTTTTCACATACAGAAATTCTTATCGCCAAGCATTTTAGAAATACTGCCTTCAGGAATAAGGCTGTATTTCTGTTGACGATTTTTATAGGTTTACTACTGATTTATGCGGCTTTTTCGGGTTGGATAAATTTTCAGAAACAAAATGAAATACGAGTAAAATACCAAGAACAAGCTCGAAAAGATTGGCTGAGTAATCCTGACAAACATCCACACCGAATGGCACATTTTGGTCATTTTGCATTTCGTCCAAAAGCTCCATTAAGTGTATTTGATTTTGGCATGGAAAGCTTTTTGGGCAATACGATTTTTCTGGAAGCTCATAAACAAAATACCGTCAACTTCTCAGAAGCTGGTTTTTCAACTGGAATGTTGCGTTTTGGTGAAATCAGTATTGCAATGGTGCTACAAGTACTTTTACCATTGCTAATTTTCTTCTTGGGTTTTAGCAGTATTGCCAACGAACGAGAAAACGGAACGCTTAAAATACTATTGAGCCAAGGAGTAAGCTGGAAAGAACTAATTGTGGGTAAAAGTCTTGGAATTATTAGCGTAGTAATGATACTCTTTATTCCAATTATCGTGGCAACGATTCTCCTTTGGGCTTTACTTCAAAATATGAATATTTCAATAGACGAAAGTATTCGTTTACTTTTGATTATACTGGTTTATTTTGTCTATTTAGTTATTTTTTGTGTAATCGCTGTGTTGATTTCTGCCATCAGTAAAAGTTCTAAAACGGCTCTTACTTCATTGATTGGGCTTTGGTTGATGCTTACGATTGTACTTCCGAGAGGTTCGCAGGCCTTGGGAGCTTACCTTTATTCGACGCCCTCAAAAGCACAATTTAATGCCGATATTGAAAATGACATACTCAAAGAAGGCGATAGCCACAACCCCAACGACCCACATTATAAAAGTTTGAAGGATTCACTTCTGACGGTTTATCAAGTAGATTCAGTACAAAAATTGCCCTTTAATTATAGCGGTTTTGTGATGGCAGAAGGCGAAAAAATCAGTGCTAATATTTATAATCATCATTTAGACGAGCTTCTAAAAATCTATGATAAACAGAATAGTTTTTCTAAAGGTATGGCATTTTTGAATCCGTTTATGGCGATTAAAAACTTATCGATGGCCTTAGCAAGTACTGATTTTGCTTCATACATCAATTTTCAAGAGCAAGCAGAGCAATATCGCTACGAAATGGCTCAGAAAATGAATGAATTACAAATAAAATTTATCAGTAATAAAAAGCCAGCAGTAGGTGAAAAACCTCATGCTATCGACAAAAAACATTGGGAAGAAATGCACGAATTTGTCTATAAAGAAGCAGAAGTAAGTACGGTTTTTAGCCATGAAATCATTTCCATTTTTGCCTTTATTTTTTGGATAGGGCTATTATTATTTTTTATCAGAATACTGTCTAAAACCTTAAAAGCAATTTAA
- a CDS encoding TonB-dependent receptor, translated as MKYFFTILSVLTSIYLQAQNTKGKVSDATTGEKIIGASIQFLNTKQGAVSDAEGNFEISGKGMLKISSVGYKTYQIKTSGAFLDIALTPENNELQTVEVLGRVAKDYNSEYSFSATRISALNKDIPQAISTVTKELIADRQAFYLADAVKIASGVIPSSYYNQYSIRGISQNEEGQIINGMRTRQYYFLQPLTTNIERVEVIKGPASATFSSVDPGGSINLVTKKPLAIDRKEVSMSVGSFSTFRGTLDFTGPLNDAKTLLYRVNAAYQEARSFRDLVGNKSVLVSPSFSYIPNNKTAINAELIFSNMTGNLDRGQPIFGATAGKTDLSSTPTSLNLGASNDFFKSKEVIIMGNIAHKFSQNIGFNTSYMKQSWTENLQEHRTTNAFAVDISNQPVTSLAAMQFVQRQQYWNIDNLNSYFNFDFKTGKASHKLLIGYDLNSWQKLKGGGQNAARGYLLKDGSVASSFVLANAANYQTITVGGKVLPKPNVNHFDLANPTYTIRNVEDYTLNVRTALPSALTTTNAIYIQEQLQWNKFTLLLSLRNEWFKDITNYKANNSLTVEKTALLPRVGLTYSINTSINVYGTYLEGFQPQSNTVTLMPQTGSLPAGSQFDPLRSDLKELGLKADLFHNRVRLNVAFYEINQKNILMNANDPTNPDLLVTRGAERSRGIEWDIAGYILPNWQINASYSYIDAVIVEDNDKSLIGARKQNTPRNSFNIWTRYNFQNTSALKDLGVGFGVQHQGSRIPWFSRAFEVPAFTAFDAALYYTPNNSNVQVALNAGNVFDTTYWLGAQNYLRLFPAAPRNMTLTLTYKF; from the coding sequence ATGAAGTACTTTTTTACCATTTTATCTGTATTAACCTCTATTTACCTTCAAGCACAAAATACCAAAGGCAAAGTAAGCGATGCCACTACGGGCGAAAAAATCATTGGGGCAAGTATTCAATTTTTGAATACAAAACAAGGTGCTGTCAGCGATGCGGAGGGAAATTTTGAGATTTCGGGGAAAGGAATGCTCAAAATTTCTTCGGTAGGCTACAAAACCTATCAAATAAAAACCAGCGGAGCTTTTTTGGACATTGCCTTAACACCTGAAAACAATGAGTTACAAACCGTAGAAGTATTAGGAAGAGTAGCCAAAGATTATAACAGCGAGTACTCTTTTTCGGCTACCAGAATTTCGGCTTTGAATAAAGACATTCCACAAGCTATTTCAACAGTTACCAAAGAACTTATTGCCGACCGACAAGCCTTTTACTTGGCAGATGCCGTAAAAATTGCCAGTGGTGTTATTCCCTCAAGTTATTATAATCAATATTCGATTAGAGGAATTAGTCAGAATGAAGAAGGACAAATTATCAACGGAATGCGTACTCGTCAATATTATTTCTTACAACCATTGACGACCAATATTGAAAGAGTAGAAGTAATTAAAGGGCCAGCAAGTGCCACTTTTTCATCGGTTGACCCAGGGGGAAGTATCAATTTAGTGACGAAAAAACCTTTGGCGATTGATAGAAAAGAAGTAAGTATGAGCGTCGGGAGTTTTAGTACTTTCAGAGGAACGTTGGATTTTACGGGGCCTTTAAACGATGCTAAAACTTTGTTGTACCGTGTGAATGCGGCGTATCAGGAAGCCCGTTCTTTCCGAGATTTGGTTGGGAATAAATCTGTATTGGTTTCGCCTTCGTTCAGCTATATTCCTAATAACAAAACTGCCATTAATGCCGAATTGATTTTTAGTAATATGACGGGAAATCTGGATAGAGGTCAGCCAATTTTTGGTGCAACGGCTGGAAAAACAGACTTAAGCAGTACACCAACAAGCTTGAATTTGGGTGCTTCCAATGATTTTTTCAAATCTAAAGAAGTAATCATTATGGGAAATATTGCTCATAAGTTTAGCCAAAATATTGGTTTCAATACTTCTTACATGAAACAATCTTGGACAGAAAACTTACAAGAACACCGCACAACCAACGCTTTTGCCGTAGATATTAGCAATCAGCCTGTAACAAGTTTGGCAGCTATGCAATTTGTTCAGCGTCAGCAATATTGGAATATCGATAACCTCAATAGTTACTTCAATTTTGATTTTAAAACAGGAAAAGCCAGTCATAAATTATTAATAGGTTACGATTTGAACAGTTGGCAAAAACTGAAAGGTGGCGGACAAAATGCGGCTCGTGGTTATTTGTTGAAAGATGGTTCTGTGGCAAGCTCGTTTGTATTAGCCAATGCCGCCAATTATCAGACAATTACGGTCGGTGGAAAGGTATTGCCCAAACCTAACGTCAATCACTTCGACTTGGCAAATCCAACTTATACCATTCGTAACGTAGAAGATTATACTTTAAATGTTCGCACGGCTTTGCCTTCAGCACTTACCACTACCAATGCTATTTATATTCAAGAGCAATTACAGTGGAATAAATTTACGTTGTTGTTGAGTTTAAGAAATGAATGGTTCAAAGACATCACCAACTACAAAGCCAATAATTCATTAACGGTAGAAAAAACGGCATTGTTACCAAGAGTCGGTTTAACGTACAGTATCAATACATCTATCAATGTTTATGGTACTTATTTGGAAGGTTTTCAACCACAATCGAATACCGTAACGCTGATGCCACAAACGGGTTCATTGCCTGCGGGGAGTCAATTTGACCCACTGAGAAGCGATTTGAAAGAATTAGGACTTAAAGCTGACTTGTTTCATAATCGAGTAAGATTGAATGTGGCATTCTACGAAATCAATCAGAAAAATATTTTGATGAATGCCAACGACCCAACAAATCCCGACCTTTTGGTTACTCGTGGTGCTGAAAGAAGCCGTGGAATTGAGTGGGATATTGCAGGCTATATTTTGCCCAACTGGCAAATCAATGCCTCGTACAGTTATATTGATGCCGTGATTGTTGAAGACAACGACAAATCGTTGATTGGTGCAAGAAAGCAAAATACGCCCAGAAATAGCTTCAATATCTGGACTCGCTATAATTTCCAAAACACTTCTGCTCTCAAAGACCTTGGTGTAGGTTTTGGCGTTCAGCACCAAGGCAGTAGAATTCCTTGGTTTAGTCGTGCCTTTGAAGTACCTGCTTTTACGGCTTTTGATGCAGCACTTTATTACACGCCAAACAACAGCAATGTGCAAGTAGCCTTGAATGCAGGGAATGTTTTTGATACTACTTATTGGCTGGGAGCTCAGAACTATTTGCGTTTGTTCCCTGCTGCACCAAGAAATATGACTCTTACATTGACGTACAAATTTTAA